The following are from one region of the Achromobacter xylosoxidans genome:
- the tssE gene encoding type VI secretion system baseplate subunit TssE — translation MGHADRPGDWEPLSRGQRAARDRLQPSLLDRLMDNEPAKREEPRENAMLTHEALRAAVLRDLRWLLNTVNLQASQDLSAHRPVAASALNFGVRAMAGKRMSEIDWIDVEESIREAISAFEPRILDSSVEVRCVSDAGTLEHHNVLSLEIRGMLWCVPQPLEFLFRTDIDLESGHMDLRDLGGA, via the coding sequence ATGGGCCACGCCGACCGTCCGGGCGATTGGGAGCCGCTCTCGCGCGGCCAGCGCGCGGCGCGCGACCGGCTGCAGCCGTCGCTGCTGGACCGCCTGATGGACAACGAACCCGCCAAGCGCGAAGAACCGCGCGAAAACGCCATGCTGACGCATGAGGCGCTGCGCGCGGCGGTGCTGCGGGACCTGCGCTGGCTGCTCAATACCGTCAATCTTCAGGCGTCCCAGGATCTGTCGGCGCACCGCCCGGTGGCCGCCTCGGCGCTGAACTTCGGCGTGCGCGCCATGGCCGGGAAGCGCATGTCGGAGATCGACTGGATCGACGTCGAAGAGTCGATCCGCGAAGCGATCTCCGCGTTCGAGCCACGCATCCTGGATTCGTCGGTGGAAGTGCGCTGCGTGTCCGATGCCGGCACGCTGGAGCACCACAATGTGCTGAGCCTGGAGATACGCGGCATGCTGTGGTGCGTGCCGCAGCCGCTCGAGTTCCTGTTCCGCACGGACATCGACCTGGAAAGCGGCCACATGGATCTGCGCGATCTGGGCGGTGCCTGA
- a CDS encoding type VI secretion system accessory protein TagJ, giving the protein MSIAAVPFGALSLAGQLDELQAQVRRQPADADLRAQLFQLLAVQGDWARAAEQLNVCGHLNAQARPTQVLYASAIAAEREREAVLAGQGEPALLGEPADWLRAMISALRLDGTAPAQAAELRGKAFEDASARAGLLELAAQETAQPFQWICDGDSRLGPVFEFLAGGRYVWLPFAALKRVRLLAPEGLCDLVWAQAEIELEDGRVRQGLVPARYPAAPGARMVELSDSAKLGRTTDWRALQGDTYAGVGQKMWLTDAADIALLEVRSLELA; this is encoded by the coding sequence ATGTCCATCGCCGCGGTTCCTTTCGGCGCGCTCAGCCTGGCTGGCCAATTGGACGAGCTGCAGGCGCAGGTGCGCCGGCAGCCCGCCGACGCGGACCTGCGCGCCCAGCTGTTCCAGCTGCTAGCGGTGCAGGGCGATTGGGCGCGCGCGGCCGAGCAGCTCAATGTCTGCGGGCATCTGAACGCGCAGGCGCGGCCGACGCAGGTGCTCTACGCCAGCGCCATCGCGGCGGAGCGCGAGCGCGAGGCCGTGCTTGCCGGGCAAGGCGAACCCGCGCTGCTGGGCGAGCCCGCCGATTGGCTGCGGGCCATGATATCGGCGCTGCGCCTGGACGGTACCGCGCCAGCCCAGGCGGCCGAGCTGCGCGGCAAGGCTTTCGAGGATGCCAGCGCGCGCGCCGGTCTGCTGGAACTGGCGGCGCAAGAGACTGCGCAGCCGTTCCAGTGGATCTGCGACGGCGACAGCCGCCTTGGGCCGGTGTTCGAGTTCCTGGCAGGCGGGCGCTACGTGTGGTTGCCCTTCGCCGCGCTCAAGCGCGTGCGTCTGCTTGCGCCGGAAGGCCTGTGCGATCTGGTCTGGGCGCAGGCCGAGATCGAACTGGAAGACGGCCGGGTGCGGCAGGGCCTGGTGCCGGCGCGCTACCCCGCGGCGCCCGGCGCGCGCATGGTCGAACTGTCCGACTCGGCCAAGCTGGGCAGGACGACCGACTGGCGCGCGTTGCAGGGTGATACCTACGCGGGCGTGGGGCAGAAGATGTGGCTGACGGATGCGGCGGATATTGCGCTGCTCGAGGTACGCAGCCTGGAGCTGGCGTGA